CGAGATACGAAAATCGGCGTTGTCGATCAGGCTGACGAAGTTGTCCAGGCCGACATATTGCGGCAAGGTCTGCCGCGCCTGAGGCAGGACCACCACGCCTCGCTTGAACAGGGACATATAGAGCCCCTGAACAAGCGGATAGAGCGTGAATGCGACGATCAGCCCCATCGTCGGCAACATCAGGAAATAGGGCCAGACCTTGCGTCTAATGTCGCCAAGCCGCCGGGACGACGGCGGCCTTGCGGCCGTCATCGTCCGTGTGATTGGGGCGACGAGCTCGGTCACTGCGCCGCTTCGACCGCAGCGTCCGCGGCTTTCTTGATCTCAGCCACGGCTTGCGCAGAGGTGATCTGACCGGCGACAGCTTGGGTTACCGCCGACTTGATCGGGCCCCAGACCGCCTGCATCTCCGGCCAGGCCTGATCGGTCGCGGCGAAGGCCGGACTGGCGTCGAGCTCGCCTTGCATGATCTTGACCGCCTGGGAGGCCTTCGCATTTCCATAGTCGACGGCATCCGCTTTCAGATTGGTAGGGATGACGCCCAACAGCTTGGCATATTCGGCCTGCGTTTTCGGGCTCGTCATCCACTTGATGAACTCGACGGACTCTTTCAGGTTCGGGCTTGTGTTAAAGGCAACGAGATAGTCGCCGCCATAAATTGAGGAGCGGACGGTTCCATAAGGGGTCGGGCCAGCTTGCCAATCGAAGTTTGCGTTGGCGGCAAGCGCCGGAATCTGCCAACTGCCCGACATGTAGGCGACGGCCTGACCCCCTAAGAAAATCTCCTTGGGATTGTCGGAGCTCGCGCCGCTCCAGAGACCGGGCGGCATGGCATCCTTGGTTATCGCAATGAAATCATCCAGCGACTTCTGCCACTTGGCTTCATCCATCACGACCTTGACGGGCGCTTGTTCGGAGAACATGTGGTTGCCGTACTGGAATTGATGGACGATCCAGCGGCTGGCTGAGACATCCCACACCAGTGGATAGCGCGTGCCGGACTTTTCAGCGACTTCCTTGACCTTGGGAATGAATTCTTCCCAGGTCCAGCTCCTGTCCTGCGCGGGAATTTCGACGCCTGCCTTCTTGAAGGCATCGACGTTGTAGAAAATGCCGGTCGAGCTGACGTTAAGCGGAGCCGCGATCACCTTTCCTTCAAAACGAGCGCCATCGGCCCAGCCTTTAACGAAATCATTGATCCAATCGGGACCGATTTCCTGATTTAGATCCGCCAGAAAAGGCCGAATGACCGGTTCCATCGAGGAGGTCAGCGAAACATCCGGCATGATGCCGGAGGCAGCGAACTGCTGGAACTTCTGAATCATGCCGCTATAGGGCGTGATCTGTAGATCGAATGTGGTTTCAGGATGCTCCGCCGTATATTTGTCCAGCACGCTGCGGATAATGGCCTCTTGCGCATCGTCCTCAACATACCACAGCAGTTTAAGTTCAGCAGCCGATGCTGCCGACATCGTGATGGACGTGACCAAGGCTGCACTGCTCATCAACTTGAAGATATTCATCGCGTTCCCCTTTCCGGCGCTTTCCGGATGTCGTGTTCCACTGAAGGTTCGAGGTTGATTGCCTCGGAGTATCCAATGCGGACCGAATTTGTTCGTTACCAAGACGAATTAAATACGGGCCGCCGATCCTGTCAAGCCTTCTTTTGGCGGCGCGCAGGAGTCGTCCTGCGCCGGGGTCCCAATCGAGGCATGGAGCATTAAAGTTATGTTCGGCACCTTGACGAACTATGGAGAGATGCGCAGAGTGGCCGTGGGTGCTGCTGAAAACCAACAGGCAGCAGTTCGACTTATAAGGGAACGAGCAATGGCAGGTTTGACGCTTCAGAACGTGGTGAAGCAGTACGGCACCCACCCCATTCTTCATGGAATCGACCTTGCCGTCAAAAACGGTGAATTCGTGGTTCTGGTCGGCCCGTCAGGCTGCGGCAAATCAACCTTGCTTCGTATCATTGCCGGCCTGGAGCCAACGACTAACGGACAGATCCTAATCGGCAACGAGGATGTCACCGGCCTCCAGCCTGGCGACAGAGGCATTGCGATGGTCTTCCAGTCCTATGCGCTATACCCACATATGACCGTCCGCAAGAACCTCTCCTTCGGTCTTGAGAACCTCTCACTCAGCAAGCAGCAGATCGACAGCAAGGTTTCAGAGGCCGCTCGCATGCTGGCGATCGAGCCATTGCTCGAGCGTCATCCCAAGCAACTGTCTGGCGGTCAGCGCCAGCGCGTCGCGATCGGCCGTGCCATCGTTCGAGACCCGAAGATCTTTCTCTTCGACGAACCACTCTCCAATCTCGATGCCGCACTTCGCGTCCAGACCCGCGGTGAGATCAGCCGGTTGCACAAGCGGCTTGGCGCGACAATGGTCTATGTCACGCATGACCAGATCGAAGCCATGACCATGGCGGACCGGATTGCCGTCCTAAACGGCGGCAACCTCGAACAGTTCGGCGCCCCGCTCGAATTGTTCGAGTTCCCGGCCAACAGGTTCGTTGCCGGCTTCATTGGCTCGCCGCAAATGAACTTCTACAATGGGAGCATCCGTGCTGTCGAAGCCGAAAAGGTCACTGTCTTCGTCGACGGCCTCGGGCTCATCCAGGCTCCGGTCTCAGGCGCGAGTGCGGTGGTCGGCGACAAAGTCGCGCTCGGCATCCGACCCAACCACTTCCATCTTCTGCCACAGGCCTCCGATGCCCACCAGATGGTGCGCTTCCGCGTCAGCTATGCCGAAAGCGTCGGCACCGAGACCTATGTCTACGGACAGATCGAGGGCAATGACACGGCAACCGTCGCGCACTTGCCCGATCACGTGCCTGTCGCCGCGAAAGACGTCATCGAGTTCGGCGTCGAGCCGGCCTGCTTCCATCTGTTCCACGGCGAAAGCGGTCTCTCCTTTGCCAAGCGCCGCGCCGATGGCAGCATCATTGCGCCGCGTAAAAAGTAATGTCTGACCTCATCATGCTCGTGTCCTCCTCCCAACGCCTGACATACTCCACAGAGGCCGCGGTGGGCCAGGCTGTCGGCGATCTGATTGTGGAAATCATCGGACGTAAACCCGCCGCTGTTCTCGGGCTGGCAACGGGCGCGACCATGGAGCCTGTTTACGCCAACCTGGTGGCTGCGTTCAAACGCGGTGATGTCAGCTTTGCCGGTGTCACGAGTTTTAATCTGGATGAGTACGTGGGGATTCCGACGAGTCATCCGCGTTCATATCGCAGCACGATGAATGCGCTGTTTTTCGATCACGTCGACATCGACAAGAACCGGACATTCCTGCCCGAGGCGTCCGTGGACAAGCCGGATGAAGCAGGCGAGCGCTATGAACGCATGATCGCGAAGGCCGGCGGCATCGACCTGCAATTGCTCGGCATCGGACGAAATGGTCATATCGGCTTCAATGAACCGGGATCGGCCAAGGACAGCCGTACGCGGCTGGTCGAGCTGCATGAGGATACGCTTCGGGCGAATGCCCGTTTCTTCTCCGATCGGCCCGTGCCCTCCTCAGCCATTACAATGGGTATCGGCACCATTCTTTCGGCAAAGCAGATCGTCTTGACGGCGACGGGCGTAGCGAAAGCCGATGCGGTCCGTCGCGCGACCAGCGGCGGCTTTCAGGCCGATTGCCCGGCGTCCGCCTTGCAGGAGCACGACAAGGTCAGCTGGTTTTTCGACCGAGCCGCGGCGGGCCTGCGGATGGCGGCCTAGACGAGCGCTTTGAAAATTCAATCC
This Rhizobium sullae DNA region includes the following protein-coding sequences:
- a CDS encoding ABC transporter ATP-binding protein, whose protein sequence is MAGLTLQNVVKQYGTHPILHGIDLAVKNGEFVVLVGPSGCGKSTLLRIIAGLEPTTNGQILIGNEDVTGLQPGDRGIAMVFQSYALYPHMTVRKNLSFGLENLSLSKQQIDSKVSEAARMLAIEPLLERHPKQLSGGQRQRVAIGRAIVRDPKIFLFDEPLSNLDAALRVQTRGEISRLHKRLGATMVYVTHDQIEAMTMADRIAVLNGGNLEQFGAPLELFEFPANRFVAGFIGSPQMNFYNGSIRAVEAEKVTVFVDGLGLIQAPVSGASAVVGDKVALGIRPNHFHLLPQASDAHQMVRFRVSYAESVGTETYVYGQIEGNDTATVAHLPDHVPVAAKDVIEFGVEPACFHLFHGESGLSFAKRRADGSIIAPRKK
- the nagB gene encoding glucosamine-6-phosphate deaminase; translated protein: MSDLIMLVSSSQRLTYSTEAAVGQAVGDLIVEIIGRKPAAVLGLATGATMEPVYANLVAAFKRGDVSFAGVTSFNLDEYVGIPTSHPRSYRSTMNALFFDHVDIDKNRTFLPEASVDKPDEAGERYERMIAKAGGIDLQLLGIGRNGHIGFNEPGSAKDSRTRLVELHEDTLRANARFFSDRPVPSSAITMGIGTILSAKQIVLTATGVAKADAVRRATSGGFQADCPASALQEHDKVSWFFDRAAAGLRMAA
- a CDS encoding ABC transporter substrate-binding protein; its protein translation is MNIFKLMSSAALVTSITMSAASAAELKLLWYVEDDAQEAIIRSVLDKYTAEHPETTFDLQITPYSGMIQKFQQFAASGIMPDVSLTSSMEPVIRPFLADLNQEIGPDWINDFVKGWADGARFEGKVIAAPLNVSSTGIFYNVDAFKKAGVEIPAQDRSWTWEEFIPKVKEVAEKSGTRYPLVWDVSASRWIVHQFQYGNHMFSEQAPVKVVMDEAKWQKSLDDFIAITKDAMPPGLWSGASSDNPKEIFLGGQAVAYMSGSWQIPALAANANFDWQAGPTPYGTVRSSIYGGDYLVAFNTSPNLKESVEFIKWMTSPKTQAEYAKLLGVIPTNLKADAVDYGNAKASQAVKIMQGELDASPAFAATDQAWPEMQAVWGPIKSAVTQAVAGQITSAQAVAEIKKAADAAVEAAQ